DNA sequence from the Brevundimonas sp. NIBR10 genome:
CTCGGTGGTGAATCGCCACAGGGCGATCAGGATCTCGTCCGCCGCCTGACAATACAGCCGGGCGACCTCGACCCCGCCCAGGCCGTTCGCCAGTTTCGACCCGATCCTGTGGCGGGCGGCGGCATGGTGCGCGCCCAGCAGGGTCGCGACCTCGGCCCGCACGTTCGGCCCCCCGACCAGGGCGTCAAGACGCCGGTCGAGGTCGGAGAGTTCGGCATTGGCGGGGGGACTGGCGGGCATCGGCCCGCATACTATAGGCACAATCCTTGACCGTTTGGACGCCATCGACCGGGAATCTGTGGGTCTCATGCGACACCTCGTCGCCAAGCTTCGCCTGAGGGGCGTGTGGTCTGGAAACCCGTGATTTCCTGAGGCAGTGTCGCTTCAACAAGTCGGGGCTGACTTCTTGAAACGCTTTCTATTCGCCGCAGCGGTGCTTTGCGCTGCCCCGGGCCTCATGGCCCTGGGGGCGACGGATCGGCTCGTGACCGCCATGCCGGCCAGCACCGGCCCCGGCGGGGGTGCCGGCCAGCTGTCGCGCGAGGTCTTCGACGAGATGAACCTGATGCGGGCCGACCCGCAGGGCTATGTCGCTGTGCTGCAAGCCTATCGCGCCCAGTTCCGGGGCGACGTCGTCATTCGCCCGGGCCGGATCTCGATCCAGACCCGCGAAGGCGTCGCCGCCGTGGACGAAGCGATTCGCTTTCTCCAGGCCCAGTCGCCGATGCCCCCGCTCCAGCCCGATACGATCCTGGGCCTGGCCGCCGCCGACCATGCGCGTGACCAGGGACCGGCCGGCTACATCGGCCACCACTCCTCCGACGGCTGGGACTTCGCCACCCGCGTTGCCCGTCGCGGCGGCGAGCCCTATGGCGGCGAGAACATCTCCTACGGCTATGACACCGCGCGCGAGGTCATCATCCAGCTGCTGGTCGACGACAATGTCCGTGACCGGGGCCATCGCGTAAACCTGTTCCGCCCCGGCTATGTCCGCGCCGGCGTCGGCTGCGGCCCGCACACGGTGTTCAGCTATATGTGCGTGATCGACTACGGATACGCGCCGAGGAAGCCGGCGGGCGCGGCACGAGCGGCGATGCCGTAGACCCGACTCCTCCCCGTTCGTCGCCTGGCGAACGAGGACGAGGGGCGACCTACCGCGCCGTCAGAATCCGAACATCCCCCGACTTTCCGCGCGGCATCAGCACGGTTCCCTCGCCGATACGTTCGAAGATTAGATCGACTTTCGAGCCCCCGACCCGCAGGTCGGTGACCGCCAGGCGGTCGACGCCGTTCGGCAGGGTGGGGTTGGTGACGGTGACGACGCCGTTCAGCGCATCGACGTCCACGCCCAGCGCCGCCTGAAGCATCAGGAAGGCCGATCCCGCCGCCCAGGCCTGGGGCAGGCAGGCGACCGGATAGGCGATCGGGCCCTCGCCCGGTTCGCGGTCGAAGCCGCAAAACAGTTCGGGCAGGCGCATCTGGAAATGGCTGGCGGCGGTGTAGATCTCGCTGATGATCATGGCCACGGCGTCGCGCTCGCCGTAGCGGGCCATGCCGGCGACGGCCAGGGAGGTGTCGTGAGGCCAGACCGAGCCGTTGTGATAGCTCATCGGATTAAACCGGGCCTGACCCTTGGCCAGGGTGCGCAGACCCCAGCCCGATCGGAACTCGTTCGACAGCATCCGCCGCGTTACCCGCTTGGCCCGCTCCGCCGACGGCAAACCGCTGAACAACAGGTGGCCCGCGTTGGACCCGATCGACCGGACCTGTTCCCCGTCGCCGTCCAGGGCGATGGCGTAGAAGCCCTCGTCCTCCATCCAGAACCTGTCCTCGACCAGGAACCGGACCTCGTGGGCATGGTCTTCCCAGGCCTGGGCGCGGGCGTCGCCGAGACGCGCACCGAGATCGGCCATCGCCAGCCAGGCGGCATAGGCATAGCCCTGGACTTCCAGCAGGGCGATCGGACCCTTGGGGAAGCGGCCGTCGCGGTGGAAGATGGAGTCTTCGGAGTCTTTCCAGCCCTGGTTCGACAGGCCGGTCTCGGCGGCGCGGGCATAGTCGATCAGGCCGTCGCCGTTGCTGTCGCCATAGTCGCGCATCCACTCGGACGCCGCGACCAGATTGGGCCACAGGGTCCGGATCAGCTCCAGGTCTCCGGTACGCCGGGCGTAGGCACCCGCCAGGGCGATGAACAGGCAGGTGGTGTCTACCCCGCCGTAGTAGAGGCCGAACGGCACCTCGTGCAGGGCGCTCATCTCGCCACCCCGGGTCTCGTGCATGATCTTGCCGGGCTGGCTGTCACGGAAGGCGGAGACCTCGGTCGCCTGACGCCGGGCCAGATAGGTCAGGACGCCACGCGCCAGCGACGGATCGAGCCACAGCATCTGCCACGCGCTCAGGATCCCGTCGCGCCCGAACGGGGTCGAGAACCACGGCGTCCCCGCGTAAGGGTAGGGGCCGGTCGGCAGGTCGGTGGTCAGAAGGGCGATGTCGGCGCGGCTCTGGTCGAGCCAGGCGTTGAAAAGGGGGCTGCGAGGGCCGCGAAGGGAGGCGCCGCGCCGCCGCCTCTGACGCATCGACAGCTGGGCCTTAAGCGCATTCTGACGCCAGCGCAGCGCGTCTGGAGCCTCGCAGGCATTGCCGCCGCATTCGATGTAGAGGTCGATCCGCTTGCCCATGGGCAGGCTGAACATGAACTCGGCGCGACTGGCGGTCAGGCGGGCGGGGGGCTCGGAGAAGGACAGGCAACTGGTCCGCTCGACATCGTCCAGACCGGTATAGCGGAAGGTGACGCGGCGACCGTCATGCGTCGGCGTATGCTGGGTCCCGCGCTTCTCGCGCAAAGTGCCCCGCACCTGGAAGATGTCGGCGAAATCGGCCCCGAAATCGAAGGCTAGCGGCAGCAGAACGTCCTCGATGCCGTGGTTGACCACCCGCACCCGCTCGAACATCCGCCGGTCCCACAGGAACCGCCGCCGCTCGATATGCAGCACCCCCGCCGGCGCCGACCGTCCACCCATCGGGGGCAGGGGGCGGTTGGTCAGGTGGGCGGTGAAAAAGACGTTGTCGCGCGACACGCCGCTGCTCAGCCGCGACGGCCGCGCCAGCCCCGCTGACAGGGTCAGGCGCGACAGAATGCGGGTGTCCTGATCGAACAGGCCGTCGGCCCCGCCCTTCAGGTCGCCCCAGGTGTCGGCCACCAGAAAGGTATCGCCGTCCTTCAGCGCCTGGAGCGTATCCAGTCCGCCGCTGTCCGAGGTTTCGGCGGCCGTGGTCTGAACCGAATAGGTATCGTCCATGAGGTCTCTATGCGCGGCTTGGGGACGTTCGAACGTGTCACCCGAATGCGGCGCTTGCGGGCCGCTCAGGTGACGAATGCCCCAGACTGCGAACGGTTCAGCTTGAACCGCTGACGTCGTGTTTCAGGCGACGTTGCCGAAACTGCGTGGCTCATGCAGCGGCGTCACGACGTCATTGACCGGCGACTTGATGACCGGCTGGACCGCCAGCAGGTCATGGTAGACATCGACGTAACGCCTCGCCATCGCCTGGGCCGAGAACCGCAGCTCGAACCGGGCGCGGATGGCTTCGCGATCCAGAAGACCGACCCGGTCCGTCGCCGCGATCGCCTGTTCCATCGTGTCGACGAGGAAGCCGGTCGCGCCGTCCTCGATGACCTCGGTCGTCGAACCACATTTGAACGCAACGACCGGCGTGCCGCAGGCCATGGCCTCGATCATCACCAGACCGAAGGGCTCGGGCCAGTCGATGGGGAACAGCAAGGCCTCGGCACCGCCCAGGAAGTCGGACTTCTGATGATCGCCGATCTCGCCGATGAACTCGATCAGGGGGCTGGATTCGATCAGGGGTTTGATCTTCGTCTCATAATAGACCTTGTCCGCCGCATCGACCTTGGCCGCCATCTTCAGTCGCTTGCCGAGCTTGAGCGCGATCTCGATGGCCCGATCCGGCCGTTTCTCCGGCGAGATACGACCCAGGAAGGCCAGATAGCCCTTCGACGTCGCATG
Encoded proteins:
- a CDS encoding CAP domain-containing protein — encoded protein: MKRFLFAAAVLCAAPGLMALGATDRLVTAMPASTGPGGGAGQLSREVFDEMNLMRADPQGYVAVLQAYRAQFRGDVVIRPGRISIQTREGVAAVDEAIRFLQAQSPMPPLQPDTILGLAAADHARDQGPAGYIGHHSSDGWDFATRVARRGGEPYGGENISYGYDTAREVIIQLLVDDNVRDRGHRVNLFRPGYVRAGVGCGPHTVFSYMCVIDYGYAPRKPAGAARAAMP
- a CDS encoding amylo-alpha-1,6-glucosidase, which codes for MDDTYSVQTTAAETSDSGGLDTLQALKDGDTFLVADTWGDLKGGADGLFDQDTRILSRLTLSAGLARPSRLSSGVSRDNVFFTAHLTNRPLPPMGGRSAPAGVLHIERRRFLWDRRMFERVRVVNHGIEDVLLPLAFDFGADFADIFQVRGTLREKRGTQHTPTHDGRRVTFRYTGLDDVERTSCLSFSEPPARLTASRAEFMFSLPMGKRIDLYIECGGNACEAPDALRWRQNALKAQLSMRQRRRRGASLRGPRSPLFNAWLDQSRADIALLTTDLPTGPYPYAGTPWFSTPFGRDGILSAWQMLWLDPSLARGVLTYLARRQATEVSAFRDSQPGKIMHETRGGEMSALHEVPFGLYYGGVDTTCLFIALAGAYARRTGDLELIRTLWPNLVAASEWMRDYGDSNGDGLIDYARAAETGLSNQGWKDSEDSIFHRDGRFPKGPIALLEVQGYAYAAWLAMADLGARLGDARAQAWEDHAHEVRFLVEDRFWMEDEGFYAIALDGDGEQVRSIGSNAGHLLFSGLPSAERAKRVTRRMLSNEFRSGWGLRTLAKGQARFNPMSYHNGSVWPHDTSLAVAGMARYGERDAVAMIISEIYTAASHFQMRLPELFCGFDREPGEGPIAYPVACLPQAWAAGSAFLMLQAALGVDVDALNGVVTVTNPTLPNGVDRLAVTDLRVGGSKVDLIFERIGEGTVLMPRGKSGDVRILTAR
- a CDS encoding glycosyltransferase family 4 protein encodes the protein MKIAQVTPLYEAVPPKLYGGTERVVAHLTDALVDLGHEVTLFASADARTKAKLIPVRDQAIRLDPSPLKSDLAAHMTMLSEVMDRIDDFDVVHFHTDMIQFPMFRKYAGKTLTTLHGRLDMKDLPEVYERFGEYGLVSISDDQRRPLAFANWRATVHHGMPAEQYKFHATSKGYLAFLGRISPEKRPDRAIEIALKLGKRLKMAAKVDAADKVYYETKIKPLIESSPLIEFIGEIGDHQKSDFLGGAEALLFPIDWPEPFGLVMIEAMACGTPVVAFKCGSTTEVIEDGATGFLVDTMEQAIAATDRVGLLDREAIRARFELRFSAQAMARRYVDVYHDLLAVQPVIKSPVNDVVTPLHEPRSFGNVA